Proteins encoded by one window of Rhinolophus ferrumequinum isolate MPI-CBG mRhiFer1 chromosome 13, mRhiFer1_v1.p, whole genome shotgun sequence:
- the TIA1 gene encoding cytotoxic granule associated RNA binding protein TIA1 isoform X7, producing the protein MEDEMPKTLYVGNLSRDVTEALILQLFSQIGPCKNCKMIMDTAGNDPYCFVEFYEHRHAAAALAAMNGRKIMGKEVKVNWATTPSSQKKDTSNHFHVFVGDLSPEITTEDIKAAFAPFGRISDARVVKDMATGKSKGYGFVSFFNKWDAENAIQQMGGQWLGGRQIRTNWATRKPPAPKSTYESNTKQLSYDEVVNQSSPSNCTVYCGGVTSGLTEQLMRQTFSPFGQIMEIRVFPDKGYSFVRFNSHESAAHAIVSVNGTTIEGHVVKCYWGKETLDMINPVQQNQIGYPQAYGQWGQWYGNAQQIGQYMPNGWQVPAYGMYGQAWNQQGFNQTQSSAPWMGPNYGVQPPPGQNGSMLPNQPAGYRVAGYETQ; encoded by the exons aTATGTTGGTAACCTTTCCAGAGATGTGACAGAAGCTCTAATTCTCCAGCTCTTTAGCCAGATTGGACCTTGTAAAAACTGCAAAATGATTATGGAT ACAGCTGGAAATGATCCATATTGTTTTGTGGAATTTTATGAGCATCGTCATGCCGCTGCAGCACTAGCTGCTATGAATGGGCGGAAGATAATGGGTAAG gaAGTCAAAGTGAATTGGGCAACAACCCCCAGCAGTCAAAAGAAAGATACAAGCA atcatttccatgtctttgttgGTGATCTCAGTCCAGAAATTACAACTGAAGATATAAAAGCTGCTTTTGCACCATTTGGAAGAATATC AGATGCCCGAGTGGTAAAAGACATGGCAACAGGAAAGTCTAAGGGATATGGCTTTGTCTCCTTTTTCAACAAATGG GATGCAGAAAACGCCATTCAACAGATGGGTGGCCAGTGGCTTGGTGGAAGACAAATCAGAACTAACTGGGCAACCCGAAAGCCTCCAGCTCCAAAGAGTACATATGAGT CAAACACCAAACAGCTATCCTATGATGAAGTTGTAAATCAGTCTAGTCCAAGTAACTGTACTGTCTACTGTGGAGGCGTCACTTCTGGGCTAACAG AACAGCTAATGCGTCAGACTTTTTCGCCATTTGGACAAATAATGGAAATTCGAGTCTTTCCAGATAAAGGATATTCATTTGTTCG GTTCAATTCCCACGAAAGTGCAGCACATGCGATTGTTTCTGTTAATGGAACTACCATTGAAGGTCATGTTGTGAAATGCTATTGGGGCAAAGAAACTCTTGATATGATAAATCCCGTGCAACAG AATCAAATTGGATATCCACAAGCTTATGGCCAGTGGGGCCAGTGGTATGGAAACGCACAACAAATTGGCCAGTATATGCCTAACGGTTGGCAAGTACCTGCATATGGAATGTATGGCCAGGCATGGAACCAGCAGGGATTTAA TCAGACACAATCTTCTGCACCGTGGATGGGACCAAATTATGGAGTGCAGCCTCCTCCAGGACAGAATGGCAGCATGTTGCCTAATCAGCCTGCAGGGTATCGAGTGGCAGGGTATGAAACCCAGTGA
- the TIA1 gene encoding cytotoxic granule associated RNA binding protein TIA1 isoform X3: MEDEMPKTLYVGNLSRDVTEALILQLFSQIGPCKNCKMIMDTAGNDPYCFVEFYEHRHAAAALAAMNGRKIMGKEVKVNWATTPSSQKKDTSSSTVVSTQRSQDHFHVFVGDLSPEITTEDIKAAFAPFGRISDARVVKDMATGKSKGYGFVSFFNKWDAENAIQQMGGQWLGGRQIRTNWATRKPPAPKSTYESNTKQLSYDEVVNQSSPSNCTVYCGGVTSGLTEQLMRQTFSPFGQIMEIRVFPDKGYSFVRFNSHESAAHAIVSVNGTTIEGHVVKCYWGKETLDMINPVQQQNQIGYPQAYGQWGQWYGNAQQIGQYMPNGWQVPAYGMYGQAWNQQGFNQTQSSAPWMGPNYGVQPPPGQNGSMLPNQPAGYRVAGYETQ, from the exons aTATGTTGGTAACCTTTCCAGAGATGTGACAGAAGCTCTAATTCTCCAGCTCTTTAGCCAGATTGGACCTTGTAAAAACTGCAAAATGATTATGGAT ACAGCTGGAAATGATCCATATTGTTTTGTGGAATTTTATGAGCATCGTCATGCCGCTGCAGCACTAGCTGCTATGAATGGGCGGAAGATAATGGGTAAG gaAGTCAAAGTGAATTGGGCAACAACCCCCAGCAGTCAAAAGAAAGATACAAGCA GTAGTACCGTTGTCAGCACACAGCGTTCACAAG atcatttccatgtctttgttgGTGATCTCAGTCCAGAAATTACAACTGAAGATATAAAAGCTGCTTTTGCACCATTTGGAAGAATATC AGATGCCCGAGTGGTAAAAGACATGGCAACAGGAAAGTCTAAGGGATATGGCTTTGTCTCCTTTTTCAACAAATGG GATGCAGAAAACGCCATTCAACAGATGGGTGGCCAGTGGCTTGGTGGAAGACAAATCAGAACTAACTGGGCAACCCGAAAGCCTCCAGCTCCAAAGAGTACATATGAGT CAAACACCAAACAGCTATCCTATGATGAAGTTGTAAATCAGTCTAGTCCAAGTAACTGTACTGTCTACTGTGGAGGCGTCACTTCTGGGCTAACAG AACAGCTAATGCGTCAGACTTTTTCGCCATTTGGACAAATAATGGAAATTCGAGTCTTTCCAGATAAAGGATATTCATTTGTTCG GTTCAATTCCCACGAAAGTGCAGCACATGCGATTGTTTCTGTTAATGGAACTACCATTGAAGGTCATGTTGTGAAATGCTATTGGGGCAAAGAAACTCTTGATATGATAAATCCCGTGCAACAG CAGAATCAAATTGGATATCCACAAGCTTATGGCCAGTGGGGCCAGTGGTATGGAAACGCACAACAAATTGGCCAGTATATGCCTAACGGTTGGCAAGTACCTGCATATGGAATGTATGGCCAGGCATGGAACCAGCAGGGATTTAA TCAGACACAATCTTCTGCACCGTGGATGGGACCAAATTATGGAGTGCAGCCTCCTCCAGGACAGAATGGCAGCATGTTGCCTAATCAGCCTGCAGGGTATCGAGTGGCAGGGTATGAAACCCAGTGA
- the TIA1 gene encoding cytotoxic granule associated RNA binding protein TIA1 isoform X6 codes for MEDEMPKTLYVGNLSRDVTEALILQLFSQIGPCKNCKMIMDTAGNDPYCFVEFYEHRHAAAALAAMNGRKIMGKEVKVNWATTPSSQKKDTSNHFHVFVGDLSPEITTEDIKAAFAPFGRISDARVVKDMATGKSKGYGFVSFFNKWDAENAIQQMGGQWLGGRQIRTNWATRKPPAPKSTYESNTKQLSYDEVVNQSSPSNCTVYCGGVTSGLTEQLMRQTFSPFGQIMEIRVFPDKGYSFVRFNSHESAAHAIVSVNGTTIEGHVVKCYWGKETLDMINPVQQQNQIGYPQAYGQWGQWYGNAQQIGQYMPNGWQVPAYGMYGQAWNQQGFNQTQSSAPWMGPNYGVQPPPGQNGSMLPNQPAGYRVAGYETQ; via the exons aTATGTTGGTAACCTTTCCAGAGATGTGACAGAAGCTCTAATTCTCCAGCTCTTTAGCCAGATTGGACCTTGTAAAAACTGCAAAATGATTATGGAT ACAGCTGGAAATGATCCATATTGTTTTGTGGAATTTTATGAGCATCGTCATGCCGCTGCAGCACTAGCTGCTATGAATGGGCGGAAGATAATGGGTAAG gaAGTCAAAGTGAATTGGGCAACAACCCCCAGCAGTCAAAAGAAAGATACAAGCA atcatttccatgtctttgttgGTGATCTCAGTCCAGAAATTACAACTGAAGATATAAAAGCTGCTTTTGCACCATTTGGAAGAATATC AGATGCCCGAGTGGTAAAAGACATGGCAACAGGAAAGTCTAAGGGATATGGCTTTGTCTCCTTTTTCAACAAATGG GATGCAGAAAACGCCATTCAACAGATGGGTGGCCAGTGGCTTGGTGGAAGACAAATCAGAACTAACTGGGCAACCCGAAAGCCTCCAGCTCCAAAGAGTACATATGAGT CAAACACCAAACAGCTATCCTATGATGAAGTTGTAAATCAGTCTAGTCCAAGTAACTGTACTGTCTACTGTGGAGGCGTCACTTCTGGGCTAACAG AACAGCTAATGCGTCAGACTTTTTCGCCATTTGGACAAATAATGGAAATTCGAGTCTTTCCAGATAAAGGATATTCATTTGTTCG GTTCAATTCCCACGAAAGTGCAGCACATGCGATTGTTTCTGTTAATGGAACTACCATTGAAGGTCATGTTGTGAAATGCTATTGGGGCAAAGAAACTCTTGATATGATAAATCCCGTGCAACAG CAGAATCAAATTGGATATCCACAAGCTTATGGCCAGTGGGGCCAGTGGTATGGAAACGCACAACAAATTGGCCAGTATATGCCTAACGGTTGGCAAGTACCTGCATATGGAATGTATGGCCAGGCATGGAACCAGCAGGGATTTAA TCAGACACAATCTTCTGCACCGTGGATGGGACCAAATTATGGAGTGCAGCCTCCTCCAGGACAGAATGGCAGCATGTTGCCTAATCAGCCTGCAGGGTATCGAGTGGCAGGGTATGAAACCCAGTGA
- the TIA1 gene encoding cytotoxic granule associated RNA binding protein TIA1 isoform X2: MEDEMPKTLYVGNLSRDVTEALILQLFSQIGPCKNCKMIMDVRTAGNDPYCFVEFYEHRHAAAALAAMNGRKIMGKEVKVNWATTPSSQKKDTSSSTVVSTQRSQDHFHVFVGDLSPEITTEDIKAAFAPFGRISDARVVKDMATGKSKGYGFVSFFNKWDAENAIQQMGGQWLGGRQIRTNWATRKPPAPKSTYESNTKQLSYDEVVNQSSPSNCTVYCGGVTSGLTEQLMRQTFSPFGQIMEIRVFPDKGYSFVRFNSHESAAHAIVSVNGTTIEGHVVKCYWGKETLDMINPVQQNQIGYPQAYGQWGQWYGNAQQIGQYMPNGWQVPAYGMYGQAWNQQGFNQTQSSAPWMGPNYGVQPPPGQNGSMLPNQPAGYRVAGYETQ, encoded by the exons aTATGTTGGTAACCTTTCCAGAGATGTGACAGAAGCTCTAATTCTCCAGCTCTTTAGCCAGATTGGACCTTGTAAAAACTGCAAAATGATTATGGATGTAAGG ACAGCTGGAAATGATCCATATTGTTTTGTGGAATTTTATGAGCATCGTCATGCCGCTGCAGCACTAGCTGCTATGAATGGGCGGAAGATAATGGGTAAG gaAGTCAAAGTGAATTGGGCAACAACCCCCAGCAGTCAAAAGAAAGATACAAGCA GTAGTACCGTTGTCAGCACACAGCGTTCACAAG atcatttccatgtctttgttgGTGATCTCAGTCCAGAAATTACAACTGAAGATATAAAAGCTGCTTTTGCACCATTTGGAAGAATATC AGATGCCCGAGTGGTAAAAGACATGGCAACAGGAAAGTCTAAGGGATATGGCTTTGTCTCCTTTTTCAACAAATGG GATGCAGAAAACGCCATTCAACAGATGGGTGGCCAGTGGCTTGGTGGAAGACAAATCAGAACTAACTGGGCAACCCGAAAGCCTCCAGCTCCAAAGAGTACATATGAGT CAAACACCAAACAGCTATCCTATGATGAAGTTGTAAATCAGTCTAGTCCAAGTAACTGTACTGTCTACTGTGGAGGCGTCACTTCTGGGCTAACAG AACAGCTAATGCGTCAGACTTTTTCGCCATTTGGACAAATAATGGAAATTCGAGTCTTTCCAGATAAAGGATATTCATTTGTTCG GTTCAATTCCCACGAAAGTGCAGCACATGCGATTGTTTCTGTTAATGGAACTACCATTGAAGGTCATGTTGTGAAATGCTATTGGGGCAAAGAAACTCTTGATATGATAAATCCCGTGCAACAG AATCAAATTGGATATCCACAAGCTTATGGCCAGTGGGGCCAGTGGTATGGAAACGCACAACAAATTGGCCAGTATATGCCTAACGGTTGGCAAGTACCTGCATATGGAATGTATGGCCAGGCATGGAACCAGCAGGGATTTAA TCAGACACAATCTTCTGCACCGTGGATGGGACCAAATTATGGAGTGCAGCCTCCTCCAGGACAGAATGGCAGCATGTTGCCTAATCAGCCTGCAGGGTATCGAGTGGCAGGGTATGAAACCCAGTGA
- the TIA1 gene encoding cytotoxic granule associated RNA binding protein TIA1 isoform X1 encodes MEDEMPKTLYVGNLSRDVTEALILQLFSQIGPCKNCKMIMDVRTAGNDPYCFVEFYEHRHAAAALAAMNGRKIMGKEVKVNWATTPSSQKKDTSSSTVVSTQRSQDHFHVFVGDLSPEITTEDIKAAFAPFGRISDARVVKDMATGKSKGYGFVSFFNKWDAENAIQQMGGQWLGGRQIRTNWATRKPPAPKSTYESNTKQLSYDEVVNQSSPSNCTVYCGGVTSGLTEQLMRQTFSPFGQIMEIRVFPDKGYSFVRFNSHESAAHAIVSVNGTTIEGHVVKCYWGKETLDMINPVQQQNQIGYPQAYGQWGQWYGNAQQIGQYMPNGWQVPAYGMYGQAWNQQGFNQTQSSAPWMGPNYGVQPPPGQNGSMLPNQPAGYRVAGYETQ; translated from the exons aTATGTTGGTAACCTTTCCAGAGATGTGACAGAAGCTCTAATTCTCCAGCTCTTTAGCCAGATTGGACCTTGTAAAAACTGCAAAATGATTATGGATGTAAGG ACAGCTGGAAATGATCCATATTGTTTTGTGGAATTTTATGAGCATCGTCATGCCGCTGCAGCACTAGCTGCTATGAATGGGCGGAAGATAATGGGTAAG gaAGTCAAAGTGAATTGGGCAACAACCCCCAGCAGTCAAAAGAAAGATACAAGCA GTAGTACCGTTGTCAGCACACAGCGTTCACAAG atcatttccatgtctttgttgGTGATCTCAGTCCAGAAATTACAACTGAAGATATAAAAGCTGCTTTTGCACCATTTGGAAGAATATC AGATGCCCGAGTGGTAAAAGACATGGCAACAGGAAAGTCTAAGGGATATGGCTTTGTCTCCTTTTTCAACAAATGG GATGCAGAAAACGCCATTCAACAGATGGGTGGCCAGTGGCTTGGTGGAAGACAAATCAGAACTAACTGGGCAACCCGAAAGCCTCCAGCTCCAAAGAGTACATATGAGT CAAACACCAAACAGCTATCCTATGATGAAGTTGTAAATCAGTCTAGTCCAAGTAACTGTACTGTCTACTGTGGAGGCGTCACTTCTGGGCTAACAG AACAGCTAATGCGTCAGACTTTTTCGCCATTTGGACAAATAATGGAAATTCGAGTCTTTCCAGATAAAGGATATTCATTTGTTCG GTTCAATTCCCACGAAAGTGCAGCACATGCGATTGTTTCTGTTAATGGAACTACCATTGAAGGTCATGTTGTGAAATGCTATTGGGGCAAAGAAACTCTTGATATGATAAATCCCGTGCAACAG CAGAATCAAATTGGATATCCACAAGCTTATGGCCAGTGGGGCCAGTGGTATGGAAACGCACAACAAATTGGCCAGTATATGCCTAACGGTTGGCAAGTACCTGCATATGGAATGTATGGCCAGGCATGGAACCAGCAGGGATTTAA TCAGACACAATCTTCTGCACCGTGGATGGGACCAAATTATGGAGTGCAGCCTCCTCCAGGACAGAATGGCAGCATGTTGCCTAATCAGCCTGCAGGGTATCGAGTGGCAGGGTATGAAACCCAGTGA
- the TIA1 gene encoding cytotoxic granule associated RNA binding protein TIA1 isoform X4, giving the protein MEDEMPKTLYVGNLSRDVTEALILQLFSQIGPCKNCKMIMDTAGNDPYCFVEFYEHRHAAAALAAMNGRKIMGKEVKVNWATTPSSQKKDTSSSTVVSTQRSQDHFHVFVGDLSPEITTEDIKAAFAPFGRISDARVVKDMATGKSKGYGFVSFFNKWDAENAIQQMGGQWLGGRQIRTNWATRKPPAPKSTYESNTKQLSYDEVVNQSSPSNCTVYCGGVTSGLTEQLMRQTFSPFGQIMEIRVFPDKGYSFVRFNSHESAAHAIVSVNGTTIEGHVVKCYWGKETLDMINPVQQNQIGYPQAYGQWGQWYGNAQQIGQYMPNGWQVPAYGMYGQAWNQQGFNQTQSSAPWMGPNYGVQPPPGQNGSMLPNQPAGYRVAGYETQ; this is encoded by the exons aTATGTTGGTAACCTTTCCAGAGATGTGACAGAAGCTCTAATTCTCCAGCTCTTTAGCCAGATTGGACCTTGTAAAAACTGCAAAATGATTATGGAT ACAGCTGGAAATGATCCATATTGTTTTGTGGAATTTTATGAGCATCGTCATGCCGCTGCAGCACTAGCTGCTATGAATGGGCGGAAGATAATGGGTAAG gaAGTCAAAGTGAATTGGGCAACAACCCCCAGCAGTCAAAAGAAAGATACAAGCA GTAGTACCGTTGTCAGCACACAGCGTTCACAAG atcatttccatgtctttgttgGTGATCTCAGTCCAGAAATTACAACTGAAGATATAAAAGCTGCTTTTGCACCATTTGGAAGAATATC AGATGCCCGAGTGGTAAAAGACATGGCAACAGGAAAGTCTAAGGGATATGGCTTTGTCTCCTTTTTCAACAAATGG GATGCAGAAAACGCCATTCAACAGATGGGTGGCCAGTGGCTTGGTGGAAGACAAATCAGAACTAACTGGGCAACCCGAAAGCCTCCAGCTCCAAAGAGTACATATGAGT CAAACACCAAACAGCTATCCTATGATGAAGTTGTAAATCAGTCTAGTCCAAGTAACTGTACTGTCTACTGTGGAGGCGTCACTTCTGGGCTAACAG AACAGCTAATGCGTCAGACTTTTTCGCCATTTGGACAAATAATGGAAATTCGAGTCTTTCCAGATAAAGGATATTCATTTGTTCG GTTCAATTCCCACGAAAGTGCAGCACATGCGATTGTTTCTGTTAATGGAACTACCATTGAAGGTCATGTTGTGAAATGCTATTGGGGCAAAGAAACTCTTGATATGATAAATCCCGTGCAACAG AATCAAATTGGATATCCACAAGCTTATGGCCAGTGGGGCCAGTGGTATGGAAACGCACAACAAATTGGCCAGTATATGCCTAACGGTTGGCAAGTACCTGCATATGGAATGTATGGCCAGGCATGGAACCAGCAGGGATTTAA TCAGACACAATCTTCTGCACCGTGGATGGGACCAAATTATGGAGTGCAGCCTCCTCCAGGACAGAATGGCAGCATGTTGCCTAATCAGCCTGCAGGGTATCGAGTGGCAGGGTATGAAACCCAGTGA
- the TIA1 gene encoding cytotoxic granule associated RNA binding protein TIA1 isoform X8, producing MQDHFHVFVGDLSPEITTEDIKAAFAPFGRISDARVVKDMATGKSKGYGFVSFFNKWDAENAIQQMGGQWLGGRQIRTNWATRKPPAPKSTYESNTKQLSYDEVVNQSSPSNCTVYCGGVTSGLTEQLMRQTFSPFGQIMEIRVFPDKGYSFVRFNSHESAAHAIVSVNGTTIEGHVVKCYWGKETLDMINPVQQQNQIGYPQAYGQWGQWYGNAQQIGQYMPNGWQVPAYGMYGQAWNQQGFNQTQSSAPWMGPNYGVQPPPGQNGSMLPNQPAGYRVAGYETQ from the exons ATGCAAG atcatttccatgtctttgttgGTGATCTCAGTCCAGAAATTACAACTGAAGATATAAAAGCTGCTTTTGCACCATTTGGAAGAATATC AGATGCCCGAGTGGTAAAAGACATGGCAACAGGAAAGTCTAAGGGATATGGCTTTGTCTCCTTTTTCAACAAATGG GATGCAGAAAACGCCATTCAACAGATGGGTGGCCAGTGGCTTGGTGGAAGACAAATCAGAACTAACTGGGCAACCCGAAAGCCTCCAGCTCCAAAGAGTACATATGAGT CAAACACCAAACAGCTATCCTATGATGAAGTTGTAAATCAGTCTAGTCCAAGTAACTGTACTGTCTACTGTGGAGGCGTCACTTCTGGGCTAACAG AACAGCTAATGCGTCAGACTTTTTCGCCATTTGGACAAATAATGGAAATTCGAGTCTTTCCAGATAAAGGATATTCATTTGTTCG GTTCAATTCCCACGAAAGTGCAGCACATGCGATTGTTTCTGTTAATGGAACTACCATTGAAGGTCATGTTGTGAAATGCTATTGGGGCAAAGAAACTCTTGATATGATAAATCCCGTGCAACAG CAGAATCAAATTGGATATCCACAAGCTTATGGCCAGTGGGGCCAGTGGTATGGAAACGCACAACAAATTGGCCAGTATATGCCTAACGGTTGGCAAGTACCTGCATATGGAATGTATGGCCAGGCATGGAACCAGCAGGGATTTAA TCAGACACAATCTTCTGCACCGTGGATGGGACCAAATTATGGAGTGCAGCCTCCTCCAGGACAGAATGGCAGCATGTTGCCTAATCAGCCTGCAGGGTATCGAGTGGCAGGGTATGAAACCCAGTGA
- the TIA1 gene encoding cytotoxic granule associated RNA binding protein TIA1 isoform X5 encodes MEDEMPKTLYVGNLSRDVTEALILQLFSQIGPCKNCKMIMDVRTAGNDPYCFVEFYEHRHAAAALAAMNGRKIMGKEVKVNWATTPSSQKKDTSNHFHVFVGDLSPEITTEDIKAAFAPFGRISDARVVKDMATGKSKGYGFVSFFNKWDAENAIQQMGGQWLGGRQIRTNWATRKPPAPKSTYESNTKQLSYDEVVNQSSPSNCTVYCGGVTSGLTEQLMRQTFSPFGQIMEIRVFPDKGYSFVRFNSHESAAHAIVSVNGTTIEGHVVKCYWGKETLDMINPVQQQNQIGYPQAYGQWGQWYGNAQQIGQYMPNGWQVPAYGMYGQAWNQQGFNQTQSSAPWMGPNYGVQPPPGQNGSMLPNQPAGYRVAGYETQ; translated from the exons aTATGTTGGTAACCTTTCCAGAGATGTGACAGAAGCTCTAATTCTCCAGCTCTTTAGCCAGATTGGACCTTGTAAAAACTGCAAAATGATTATGGATGTAAGG ACAGCTGGAAATGATCCATATTGTTTTGTGGAATTTTATGAGCATCGTCATGCCGCTGCAGCACTAGCTGCTATGAATGGGCGGAAGATAATGGGTAAG gaAGTCAAAGTGAATTGGGCAACAACCCCCAGCAGTCAAAAGAAAGATACAAGCA atcatttccatgtctttgttgGTGATCTCAGTCCAGAAATTACAACTGAAGATATAAAAGCTGCTTTTGCACCATTTGGAAGAATATC AGATGCCCGAGTGGTAAAAGACATGGCAACAGGAAAGTCTAAGGGATATGGCTTTGTCTCCTTTTTCAACAAATGG GATGCAGAAAACGCCATTCAACAGATGGGTGGCCAGTGGCTTGGTGGAAGACAAATCAGAACTAACTGGGCAACCCGAAAGCCTCCAGCTCCAAAGAGTACATATGAGT CAAACACCAAACAGCTATCCTATGATGAAGTTGTAAATCAGTCTAGTCCAAGTAACTGTACTGTCTACTGTGGAGGCGTCACTTCTGGGCTAACAG AACAGCTAATGCGTCAGACTTTTTCGCCATTTGGACAAATAATGGAAATTCGAGTCTTTCCAGATAAAGGATATTCATTTGTTCG GTTCAATTCCCACGAAAGTGCAGCACATGCGATTGTTTCTGTTAATGGAACTACCATTGAAGGTCATGTTGTGAAATGCTATTGGGGCAAAGAAACTCTTGATATGATAAATCCCGTGCAACAG CAGAATCAAATTGGATATCCACAAGCTTATGGCCAGTGGGGCCAGTGGTATGGAAACGCACAACAAATTGGCCAGTATATGCCTAACGGTTGGCAAGTACCTGCATATGGAATGTATGGCCAGGCATGGAACCAGCAGGGATTTAA TCAGACACAATCTTCTGCACCGTGGATGGGACCAAATTATGGAGTGCAGCCTCCTCCAGGACAGAATGGCAGCATGTTGCCTAATCAGCCTGCAGGGTATCGAGTGGCAGGGTATGAAACCCAGTGA
- the TIA1 gene encoding cytotoxic granule associated RNA binding protein TIA1 isoform X9 codes for MATGKSKGYGFVSFFNKWDAENAIQQMGGQWLGGRQIRTNWATRKPPAPKSTYESNTKQLSYDEVVNQSSPSNCTVYCGGVTSGLTEQLMRQTFSPFGQIMEIRVFPDKGYSFVRFNSHESAAHAIVSVNGTTIEGHVVKCYWGKETLDMINPVQQQNQIGYPQAYGQWGQWYGNAQQIGQYMPNGWQVPAYGMYGQAWNQQGFNQTQSSAPWMGPNYGVQPPPGQNGSMLPNQPAGYRVAGYETQ; via the exons ATGGCAACAGGAAAGTCTAAGGGATATGGCTTTGTCTCCTTTTTCAACAAATGG GATGCAGAAAACGCCATTCAACAGATGGGTGGCCAGTGGCTTGGTGGAAGACAAATCAGAACTAACTGGGCAACCCGAAAGCCTCCAGCTCCAAAGAGTACATATGAGT CAAACACCAAACAGCTATCCTATGATGAAGTTGTAAATCAGTCTAGTCCAAGTAACTGTACTGTCTACTGTGGAGGCGTCACTTCTGGGCTAACAG AACAGCTAATGCGTCAGACTTTTTCGCCATTTGGACAAATAATGGAAATTCGAGTCTTTCCAGATAAAGGATATTCATTTGTTCG GTTCAATTCCCACGAAAGTGCAGCACATGCGATTGTTTCTGTTAATGGAACTACCATTGAAGGTCATGTTGTGAAATGCTATTGGGGCAAAGAAACTCTTGATATGATAAATCCCGTGCAACAG CAGAATCAAATTGGATATCCACAAGCTTATGGCCAGTGGGGCCAGTGGTATGGAAACGCACAACAAATTGGCCAGTATATGCCTAACGGTTGGCAAGTACCTGCATATGGAATGTATGGCCAGGCATGGAACCAGCAGGGATTTAA TCAGACACAATCTTCTGCACCGTGGATGGGACCAAATTATGGAGTGCAGCCTCCTCCAGGACAGAATGGCAGCATGTTGCCTAATCAGCCTGCAGGGTATCGAGTGGCAGGGTATGAAACCCAGTGA